The following proteins are co-located in the Apium graveolens cultivar Ventura chromosome 5, ASM990537v1, whole genome shotgun sequence genome:
- the LOC141723914 gene encoding large ribosomal subunit protein eL28y-like, whose amino-acid sequence MTTVPGQLIWEIVKRNNCFLVKEFGNGNAGVRFTKEPNNLYNLNSYKYSGLANKKTVTIQPAGKDQGVLLATTKSKKQNKPSSVLNKSIMKKEFHRMAKAVSNQVADNYYRPDLKKAALARLSAVNRSLKVAKSGVKKRNRQA is encoded by the exons ATGACTACAGTACCAGGGCAATTGATATGGGAGATCGTGAAAAGGAACAATTGCTTTCTCGTTAAAGAGTTCGGTAACGGAAATGCTGGAGTTCGGTTCACCAAGGAGCCTAACAATCTCTACAATCTCAACTCCTACAAATACTCtg GGTTGGCAAACAAGAAGACTGTTACCATTCAGCCAGCTGGTAAAGATCAGGGTGTGCTACTTGCTACAACCAAGAGCAAGAAACAGAACAAGCCATCTAGTGTGCTCAACAAGTCCatcatgaagaaggaattccacCGTATGGCAAAAGCAGTTTCTAACCAG GTGGCTGACAACTACTATAGGCCAGATTTGAAGAAGGCTGCCCTTGCAAGGTTGAGTGCTGTCAACAGAAGCCTTAAGGTTGCCAAATCTGGTGTTAAGAAGAGGAACAGACAGGCTTAG